One Rhododendron vialii isolate Sample 1 chromosome 2a, ASM3025357v1 genomic region harbors:
- the LOC131317294 gene encoding kinesin-like protein KIN-4C, giving the protein MKSFDGDKISEAITITGSRNFTRETFRIEKRFPWRKQQNSHGRYADQTIVSYTCVSPADTDAEETLNTLKFANRARYIQNKAIINCEVHDPMIAQMQRMQSQIEQLQSELLFLLGDSGGSFEELQKHKISLLEASNGELRGELQESQIACEHLAQRALDAQDAHLHETPQLPPPARHPHLVVLHNECLLQVQQSPEAVVLVVKSKTYLLILL; this is encoded by the exons ATGAAATCTTTTGATGgggataagatttctgaagccATTACTATTACAGGAAGTCGAAATTTTACCAGAGAAACATTTAGGATTGAGAAAC GATTCCCTTGGAGGAAACAGCAAAACAGTCATGGTAGGTATGCTGACCAAACTATAGTCTCTTACA CTTGTGTAAGTCCTGCAGACACAGATGCTGAGGAGACCTTAAACACTTTAAAGTTTGCAAATCGTGCTCGCTACATTCAAAATAAAGCCATT ATCAACTGTGAGGTCCATGACCCAATGATAGCTCAAATGCAAAGAATGCAAAGCCAAATTGAACAACTGCAGTCCGAGCTCCTTTTCCTTCTTGGAGACTCCGGTGGGTCTTTTGAGGAGCTTCAG AAGCACAAGATCTCTTTGCTTGAAGCAAGCAATGGAGAGCTAAGAGGGGAGCTGCAAGAAAGCCAAATTGCTTGTGAACATCTTGCGCAACGTGCTCTTGATGCTCAG GATGCGCATTTGCATGAGACCCCACAACTTCCTCCACCAGCTCGGCATCCACACCTTGTTGTCTTGCACAATGAGTGTCTATTGCAAGTGCAACAAAGTCCAGAAGCAGTTGTTCTTGTTGTAAAGTCAAAAACAtaccttttgattttgttgtag
- the LOC131315681 gene encoding uncharacterized protein LOC131315681 yields the protein MDQIQHKYVEVNGLKLHVAETGTGPAAVMFLHGFPEIWYSWRHQMIAVANAGYRAIAPDYRGYGLSDPPPEPENASLLDSVHDMVALLDALDITKVFLVGKDFGSPIAYLIALLYPKRISGVVTLGVPFMPPRPPTHHKGLPEGFYISRWKEPGRAEADFGRFDAKTVVRNIYILFSKSEIPIAGENKEIMDMVEPFTPLPPWFTDEDMATYGALYEKSGFQTALQVPYRSMHKHLDIPDPKVEVPAMLIMGEEDYVFKFPGIEDYIRSGEVKTYVPNLETIYVPEGSHFVQEQFPDQVNQLLLTFLSNRN from the exons ATGGACCAAATACAGCACAAGTACGTGGAAGTGAACGGTCTGAAGCTCCACGTAGCTGAGACCGGAACGGGTCCGGCAGCGGTGATGTTCCTCCACGGCTTTCCAGAGATATGGTACTCGTGGCGCCACCAGATGATCGCCGTCGCAAACGCCGGTTACAGAGCGATCGCACCCGATTACAGAGGATACGGGCTGTCCGACCCGCCGCCCGAACCCGAAAACGCCTCACTCCTTGACTCCGTCCATGACATGGTCGCACTTCTCGATGCTCTCGACATTACGAAG GTATTTCTTGTTGGTAAAGACTTTGGATCCCCAATCGCTTACCTCATTGCCCTTCTGTACCCAAAGAGGATCTCAGGAGTAGTAACATTGGGCGTCCCATTTATGCCCCCACGTCCTCCTACACATCACAAGGGCCTCCCAGAAGGTTTCTACATCTCAAGATGGAAG GAACCTGGACGAGCTGAAGCTGATTTTGGTCGCTTTGATGCCAAAACAGTCGTTCGGAACATCTATATACTCTTCTCCAAAAGTGAAATACCAATAGCTGGGGAAAATAAGGAAATCATGGATATGGTGGAACCATTCACTCCTTTACCCCCTTGGTTCACAGATGAAGATATGGCAACCTATGGAGCTTTATATGAGAAATCCGGATTTCAAACCGCATTACAAGTTCCTTACAG GTCGATGCACAAACACTTGGACATACCAGATCCGAAAGTCGAAGTTCCGGCTATGCTGATCATGGGGGAGGAGGACTATGTCTTCAAATTTCCAGGAATAGAAGACTACATAAGAAGTGGAGAGGTGAAGACTTATGTCCCGAACTTGGAGACAATCTACGTGCCCGAAGGTAGCCATTTCGTTCAGGAGCAATTCCCTGACCAGGTGAACCAGCTACTTCTCACCTTCCTCAGTAACCGTAATTGA